In Sphingomonas panacisoli, one genomic interval encodes:
- a CDS encoding coniferyl aldehyde dehydrogenase, which produces MRSTLDAQRAAFQAELPVSAATRKDRLKRAAAMIRDHADAFCDALSEDFGHRSREQSMVTDIAASIAPMKHAIKHLDRWMRPERRPVTFPLGLLGGKGWIEYQPKGVVGVIAPWNFPVQLVMAPIANIFAAGNRAMVKSSEFTARTAALFEEVCPQYFAADELAFFSGGPEVGKAFAELPFDHLIFTGATGIGKHILHAAADNLTPVTLELGGKSPVIVGKGANVRQATERVALGKMMNAGQICLAPDYMLVPDDQEQAVVDGLKAAVSTMYPTLLANPDYTSIVNDRHHQRLQDWLADAKAKGATIETVNPANEDFGASNTRKMPLHIVRNATDDMTVMQEEIFGPILPVRRYSGGVDTAIAEVNRRDRPLGLYYFGNDDTERRRVLDRTISGGVTLNDVIFHITNEELPFGGVGPSGMGAYHGHDGFKTFSHAKAVYRQPKINVAKLAGIMPPYGKSTTASAKRQMK; this is translated from the coding sequence ATGCGGTCAACCCTCGACGCGCAGCGGGCCGCGTTTCAGGCCGAGCTCCCGGTGTCCGCCGCGACGCGCAAGGATCGCCTGAAGCGCGCCGCCGCGATGATCCGCGACCACGCAGATGCGTTCTGCGACGCGCTGTCGGAGGATTTCGGCCATCGTAGCCGCGAGCAGTCGATGGTCACCGACATCGCCGCGTCGATCGCGCCGATGAAGCACGCGATCAAGCATCTCGACAGATGGATGCGCCCCGAGCGACGCCCGGTGACGTTTCCGCTGGGTCTGCTCGGCGGTAAGGGGTGGATCGAGTACCAGCCGAAGGGCGTGGTCGGCGTGATCGCACCGTGGAATTTTCCGGTGCAACTCGTGATGGCGCCGATCGCCAATATCTTCGCGGCCGGCAATCGCGCGATGGTCAAGTCGAGCGAATTCACCGCGCGGACGGCGGCGTTGTTCGAGGAGGTCTGCCCGCAATACTTCGCCGCCGATGAGCTGGCATTCTTCTCGGGCGGGCCGGAGGTCGGCAAGGCCTTTGCCGAACTGCCGTTCGACCATCTGATCTTCACCGGTGCGACGGGGATTGGGAAACACATCCTGCACGCTGCGGCCGACAACCTGACGCCCGTGACGCTCGAACTCGGTGGCAAGTCACCGGTGATCGTCGGGAAAGGGGCCAACGTCCGCCAGGCGACCGAACGCGTCGCGCTCGGCAAGATGATGAACGCCGGCCAAATCTGCCTCGCGCCTGATTACATGCTGGTGCCAGACGATCAGGAGCAGGCGGTGGTCGATGGGCTGAAGGCCGCGGTATCGACCATGTATCCGACGCTGTTGGCGAACCCCGATTACACCTCGATCGTCAACGACCGGCACCATCAGCGCCTGCAGGACTGGCTGGCGGATGCCAAGGCCAAGGGCGCGACGATCGAGACCGTCAATCCGGCGAACGAGGATTTCGGCGCGAGCAACACGCGCAAGATGCCGCTGCATATCGTTCGCAACGCGACCGACGACATGACGGTGATGCAGGAGGAAATCTTCGGTCCGATCCTGCCGGTGCGCCGCTATTCCGGTGGCGTCGACACCGCGATCGCCGAGGTCAACCGCCGCGATCGTCCGCTCGGGCTGTACTATTTCGGCAACGACGACACCGAACGCCGCCGCGTACTAGACCGCACGATTTCGGGCGGCGTGACGCTGAACGACGTGATCTTCCACATCACCAACGAGGAACTGCCGTTCGGCGGCGTCGGTCCGTCCGGGATGGGCGCTTATCACGGGCATGACGGGTTCAAGACGTTCAGCCATGCCAAGGCGGTGTATCGCCAGCCGAAGATCAACGTCGCGAAACTCGCCGGGATCATGCCGCCTTATGGCAAGAGTACGACGGCGTCGGCCAAGCGGCAGATGAAGTGA
- a CDS encoding prepilin peptidase — MPDWVWPAGLGVLGAIVGSFLATLVIRWPQERSVVGGRSACDGCGRTLRAWELVPLFSALASRGRCQSCSVTIDPRHWQIELGCAALGVISGIAVPGPIGVAGAVLGWLLLALAALDVAEFWLPDRLTGALAAMGLVSMSVAPPAWPDRVIGGAAGFLSLWLIAFAYRRVRGREGLGGGDPKLFGAIGLWVGWAMLPFVLLLACVIGLAAVLASRLRGQAVAATDWVPFGALMAIAAYPVWLVMVASGL; from the coding sequence ATGCCTGACTGGGTGTGGCCCGCTGGGCTGGGCGTGCTCGGCGCGATCGTCGGGAGTTTTCTTGCGACCCTGGTGATCCGTTGGCCGCAGGAGAGGTCGGTCGTCGGCGGGCGATCGGCGTGCGATGGGTGCGGGCGTACGTTGCGGGCGTGGGAGCTGGTGCCGCTCTTCAGCGCACTCGCGTCACGCGGCCGATGTCAAAGTTGCAGCGTGACGATCGATCCGCGGCATTGGCAAATCGAACTTGGTTGCGCGGCGCTCGGCGTGATCAGCGGGATCGCGGTTCCCGGGCCGATCGGCGTTGCGGGCGCGGTGCTCGGCTGGCTGTTGCTGGCGCTGGCGGCGCTCGACGTCGCGGAGTTCTGGCTACCCGACCGCCTCACGGGCGCCTTGGCGGCGATGGGACTCGTATCGATGTCGGTGGCGCCGCCCGCTTGGCCGGATCGCGTGATCGGAGGCGCGGCAGGCTTCTTATCGCTCTGGTTGATTGCCTTCGCCTATCGCCGCGTGCGGGGCCGCGAAGGACTGGGCGGCGGCGATCCCAAGCTGTTCGGTGCGATCGGATTGTGGGTCGGCTGGGCCATGCTGCCCTTCGTCCTCCTCCTCGCCTGCGTCATCGGACTGGCCGCGGTGCTCGCCTCGCGACTTCGCGGCCAAGCTGTCGCGGCGACCGATTGGGTGCCGTTCGGCGCGTTGATGGCGATCGCGGCTTACCCGGTATGGCTGGTCATGGTAGCGTCCGGCCTATGA
- a CDS encoding acetyl-CoA C-acyltransferase has protein sequence MTADPIVILSYARTPMGSFQGSLTGASATHLGATAVKGAVERAGVDPKTIERIYMGCVLPAGLGQAPARQAAIGAGLGDHVEATTVNKMCGSGMQAAIMGAEALAAGSVDLLVIGGMESMTNAPYLSMRHRGGARIGHDVMKDHMYLDGLEDAYEPGKLMGAFAEDTAQEYQFTRQAQDDYAIASLTRAQEAQKSGAFDREIVPVDVVGRKGTDTITLDEQPTKGDPSKIPTLRPAFSKDGTITAANASSISDGAAALVLTRQSVADKMGKTPVARIVAHAAHAHAPALFTTAPVNAMQKALDKAGWSVGDVDLFEVNEAFAVVAMIAMHDLGIPHDKINVHGGATALGHPIGASGARIMTTLISALQTRGLKRGLASLCIGGGEATAVAVELI, from the coding sequence ATGACCGCCGATCCGATCGTTATCCTCTCCTACGCTCGCACCCCGATGGGGAGCTTCCAAGGCTCGCTGACCGGCGCCTCCGCGACGCATCTCGGCGCGACGGCGGTCAAGGGCGCGGTCGAGCGCGCGGGCGTCGATCCGAAGACGATCGAGCGCATCTATATGGGCTGTGTGCTCCCCGCCGGGCTCGGCCAGGCGCCCGCGCGCCAGGCGGCGATCGGCGCTGGCCTCGGCGATCATGTCGAGGCGACCACGGTCAACAAGATGTGCGGATCGGGCATGCAGGCTGCGATCATGGGCGCCGAAGCGCTCGCCGCCGGGTCGGTCGATCTGCTCGTGATCGGCGGTATGGAGAGCATGACCAACGCGCCGTATCTGTCGATGCGCCACCGCGGCGGCGCGCGGATCGGACACGACGTCATGAAGGACCACATGTATCTCGACGGGCTCGAGGATGCGTACGAGCCCGGCAAGCTGATGGGCGCGTTCGCCGAGGATACCGCGCAGGAATATCAGTTCACGCGCCAGGCGCAGGACGATTACGCGATCGCCTCGCTGACCCGCGCGCAGGAAGCGCAGAAGTCGGGCGCGTTCGACCGCGAGATCGTCCCCGTCGACGTGGTCGGCCGCAAGGGCACCGACACGATCACGCTCGATGAACAGCCGACCAAGGGCGACCCTTCCAAAATCCCGACGCTGCGCCCTGCTTTTTCGAAGGACGGCACGATTACGGCCGCCAACGCCTCGTCGATCTCGGACGGCGCGGCGGCGCTGGTGCTGACGCGCCAGTCGGTCGCCGACAAGATGGGCAAAACGCCGGTAGCGCGGATCGTCGCGCATGCCGCGCACGCCCATGCGCCCGCGCTGTTCACCACCGCTCCGGTGAATGCGATGCAGAAGGCGCTCGACAAGGCCGGCTGGTCGGTCGGCGACGTCGATCTGTTCGAGGTCAACGAAGCGTTCGCCGTCGTCGCGATGATCGCGATGCACGACCTCGGCATTCCGCACGACAAGATCAACGTCCATGGCGGCGCGACGGCGCTCGGTCATCCGATCGGCGCGAGTGGCGCGCGGATCATGACGACGCTGATTTCGGCGCTCCAGACGCGGGGCCTCAAGCGCGGGCTGGCGTCGCTGTGCATCGGCGGCGGCGAAGCGACCGCGGTCGCGGTGGAATTGATCTAA
- a CDS encoding GNAT family N-acetyltransferase — translation MRIERDDLSRPEVEMLVEYHLREMHAHSPACHVFALDSSGLRHADVTVWTVWDDAALLGMGAMKHLDDQHGELKSMRTAPSALRRGVARAVLDHMIGEGKARGYRRLSLETGCTAPFEAAHALYRAAGFVETGPFAGYSDTGFSRYFALDL, via the coding sequence ATGCGAATCGAACGCGATGACCTGTCGCGGCCGGAAGTAGAGATGCTGGTCGAATATCACTTGCGGGAGATGCATGCGCATTCTCCGGCCTGCCACGTGTTCGCGCTTGATAGCTCCGGTCTCAGGCACGCGGATGTGACGGTATGGACGGTGTGGGATGACGCCGCCTTGCTCGGCATGGGCGCGATGAAACACCTCGACGACCAGCATGGCGAGCTGAAATCGATGCGGACCGCGCCGTCAGCTTTGCGGCGCGGCGTAGCGCGCGCGGTGCTCGATCACATGATTGGTGAGGGCAAGGCGCGAGGCTATCGGCGGCTCAGCCTGGAGACCGGCTGCACGGCGCCCTTCGAAGCGGCGCACGCGCTCTATCGCGCCGCCGGATTCGTCGAGACCGGCCCGTTCGCAGGCTATAGCGACACGGGTTTCAGCCGGTATTTCGCGCTCGACCTTTAG
- a CDS encoding SH3 domain-containing protein → MRYAKAVMMMAGVALALPAVAALVEKKPPYFASLQAKEVRMRTGPGRNYPISWKYVRPGLPVKVIENFQEKGAGAAWRKVEDPGGTQGWMQANLVSETRTAMVMGDVAELRDSPRYGGKVNWRAAAGVVGRVSKCGNGWCYLDVMGRGGFIEISHIWGVDATETIE, encoded by the coding sequence ATGCGCTACGCCAAGGCAGTGATGATGATGGCGGGCGTTGCGCTGGCGCTGCCGGCAGTGGCGGCCCTGGTTGAAAAGAAGCCGCCTTACTTCGCCTCGCTCCAGGCCAAGGAGGTGCGGATGCGCACCGGGCCGGGACGCAACTACCCGATCAGCTGGAAGTACGTCCGACCCGGGTTGCCGGTGAAGGTGATCGAGAATTTCCAGGAAAAGGGCGCCGGGGCGGCGTGGCGCAAGGTCGAGGATCCTGGCGGGACGCAGGGCTGGATGCAGGCCAATCTGGTCAGCGAAACGCGCACCGCGATGGTGATGGGCGACGTGGCCGAACTGCGCGACTCGCCGCGTTACGGCGGCAAGGTCAATTGGCGCGCGGCAGCCGGGGTTGTCGGGCGCGTCAGTAAGTGCGGCAACGGGTGGTGCTATCTCGACGTGATGGGCCGCGGCGGGTTCATCGAGATCAGCCACATCTGGGGCGTCGACGCGACTGAAACGATCGAATGA
- a CDS encoding 2-hydroxyacid dehydrogenase translates to MPNSRRKPRVIVTRELSDAVMDRMAELFDTQLNRDDIAMSRDELIAAVADADVLVPTVTDAIDEDLIEAAGDRLKLIANFGNGVDHIDLKAARARGILVTNTPGVLTDDTADMTMALILSVPRRLAEGEKLARSGEWRGWSPGAMLGHRIGGKTLGIVGMGRIGQAVAARARAFGLTIHYHNRHRLPDPLEAELGATWHDDLDEMLSGSDFVTIHTPHTDQTEHVIDARRLALLKPEAYLINTSRGTAIDEAALIDALEGGRLAGAGLDVFEHEPAIDPRLLALSNVVLLPHMGSATYEARIATGERVISNIQHWADGHRPPDQVLEGWL, encoded by the coding sequence ATGCCCAATTCGAGACGAAAACCACGGGTGATCGTGACGCGCGAATTGAGCGATGCGGTGATGGACCGCATGGCCGAGCTGTTCGACACGCAATTGAACCGCGACGACATCGCGATGTCGCGTGACGAGTTGATCGCGGCGGTGGCGGATGCCGACGTGCTCGTGCCGACCGTGACCGATGCGATCGACGAGGATCTGATCGAGGCGGCGGGCGACCGGCTGAAGCTGATCGCAAATTTCGGCAACGGCGTCGATCATATCGACCTGAAGGCGGCGCGAGCGCGCGGTATCTTGGTCACCAATACGCCGGGCGTGCTGACCGACGACACCGCGGACATGACGATGGCGTTGATCCTGTCGGTGCCGCGGCGATTGGCCGAGGGCGAGAAGCTGGCGCGGTCGGGCGAATGGCGCGGCTGGAGTCCCGGTGCGATGCTCGGTCACCGGATCGGCGGCAAGACGCTGGGGATCGTCGGGATGGGCCGGATCGGCCAGGCGGTCGCGGCACGGGCGCGGGCGTTCGGCCTGACGATCCACTATCACAACCGTCATCGCTTGCCGGACCCGCTTGAGGCAGAGTTGGGCGCGACGTGGCACGACGATCTCGACGAGATGTTGAGCGGATCGGACTTTGTGACGATCCACACCCCGCACACCGACCAGACCGAGCATGTGATCGATGCGCGGCGGTTGGCTCTGCTCAAGCCCGAAGCCTATCTGATTAACACCTCGCGCGGGACCGCGATCGACGAAGCGGCGCTGATCGATGCGCTGGAGGGCGGTCGTCTGGCCGGTGCGGGGCTCGACGTCTTCGAGCATGAGCCCGCGATCGACCCGCGCCTGCTCGCCCTGTCGAACGTCGTACTGCTGCCGCACATGGGGTCGGCGACCTATGAAGCGCGGATTGCAACCGGCGAGCGCGTGATTTCCAACATCCAACATTGGGCCGACGGCCACCGTCCGCCGGACCAGGTGCTCGAGGGCTGGCTCTAA
- a CDS encoding glutamine amidotransferase, with protein MKRALVIRHVDHEGIAGYREPIEAAGYDIHRVAAHHAGCAKLDILSPDLVVVMGGPMGVYDIDHYPWLNDEIAVLRRRLAADRPILGVCLGGQLIAAALGAQVRKGPAREIGFAPLALTEAGSASPLRHLAATEMLHWHGDGFDVPDGADLLATTPLYAQAFARGRNVLALQFHAEMGEDERFEHWLVNDAGDIAEVGETPDALRAAHDAKGPAAVAAGRAMITEWLAGLA; from the coding sequence ATGAAACGCGCGCTCGTCATCCGTCATGTCGATCACGAAGGCATCGCCGGGTATCGTGAGCCGATCGAGGCGGCCGGATACGACATCCACCGCGTCGCCGCGCACCATGCCGGATGCGCGAAACTCGATATCCTGTCGCCCGATCTCGTCGTCGTGATGGGCGGGCCGATGGGCGTGTACGATATCGATCACTATCCCTGGCTTAACGACGAGATTGCAGTGTTGCGACGCCGCCTTGCCGCCGACCGGCCGATCCTCGGCGTGTGTCTGGGCGGCCAGTTGATCGCGGCGGCGTTAGGTGCGCAGGTCCGCAAAGGCCCGGCGCGGGAGATCGGCTTCGCACCGCTGGCGCTGACCGAGGCCGGCAGCGCGAGTCCGTTGCGCCATTTGGCCGCGACCGAAATGCTCCACTGGCACGGCGATGGGTTCGATGTACCCGATGGCGCCGATCTGCTCGCGACCACGCCGCTCTATGCGCAGGCGTTCGCGCGGGGGCGCAACGTACTGGCGCTGCAATTCCATGCCGAGATGGGCGAGGATGAGCGGTTCGAACATTGGCTGGTCAACGACGCCGGCGACATCGCCGAGGTCGGCGAAACGCCCGACGCTCTGCGCGCCGCACACGATGCGAAAGGCCCAGCCGCCGTCGCGGCAGGCCGCGCGATGATCACCGAGTGGCTGGCGGGGTTGGCTTAG
- a CDS encoding NAD(P)H-dependent flavin oxidoreductase: MFKGLKPIIYNGREVWPLVEGGKGVAATNHASAGAWAAAGGIGTVSAVNADSYDPEGKIIPQIYRALTRRERHEELVEYAIEGAVQQVKRAFDIAGGKGAININVLWEMGGAQRVLHGVLERTKGLVAGVTCGAGMPYKLSEIAASYNVNYLPIVSSGRAFRALWKRAYSKAAEWLAAVVYEDPWLAGGHNGLSNAEDPLKPQDPYPRVKELRETMREGGISDDVPIVMAGGVWYLRDWNDWIDNPELGAIAFQYGTRPLLTQESPIPEGWKSKLMDIEPGEVLLHRFSPTGFYSSAVRNPFLRSLEARSDRQIAFSAQEAGDHTFQLDVGVKGKNFWVTRNDLLRAREWFGQGFTDALKTPDNTLVFVTPDEKAIIRKDQADCMGCLSQCAFSSWKDSETNSTGRLADPRSFCIQKTLQDIAHGGPTEENLMFAGHGAYNFKKDPFYSNGFVPTVKQLVDRILTGD, encoded by the coding sequence GTGTTCAAGGGCTTGAAGCCTATCATCTACAATGGCCGCGAAGTCTGGCCGCTGGTGGAGGGCGGCAAGGGTGTCGCCGCGACCAACCACGCGTCGGCGGGGGCCTGGGCCGCGGCGGGCGGCATCGGTACGGTCAGCGCTGTCAACGCCGATAGCTACGATCCCGAAGGCAAGATCATCCCCCAGATCTACCGCGCGCTGACTCGGCGCGAGCGGCACGAGGAACTCGTCGAGTACGCGATCGAGGGCGCGGTCCAGCAGGTGAAGCGTGCGTTTGACATCGCCGGCGGCAAGGGCGCGATCAACATCAACGTGCTGTGGGAGATGGGCGGCGCGCAGCGCGTGCTGCACGGCGTGCTGGAGCGGACGAAGGGGCTGGTCGCGGGCGTGACGTGTGGCGCCGGGATGCCGTATAAATTGTCGGAGATCGCAGCCTCTTACAACGTAAACTACCTACCGATTGTCAGTTCTGGCCGTGCCTTCCGCGCGCTGTGGAAGCGCGCATATTCGAAGGCTGCGGAATGGCTCGCCGCGGTGGTCTATGAAGACCCCTGGCTCGCCGGCGGGCATAACGGCCTGTCGAACGCCGAAGACCCGCTCAAGCCGCAGGATCCCTATCCCCGCGTCAAGGAACTGCGCGAGACGATGCGCGAGGGCGGTATTTCGGACGACGTGCCGATCGTGATGGCGGGCGGCGTCTGGTATCTGCGCGATTGGAACGACTGGATCGACAATCCCGAACTCGGCGCGATCGCCTTCCAATACGGTACGCGCCCGCTGCTGACGCAGGAAAGCCCGATTCCGGAGGGCTGGAAGTCCAAGTTGATGGATATCGAGCCCGGCGAAGTGTTGCTTCACCGCTTCTCGCCGACCGGTTTCTACTCCAGCGCGGTGCGCAATCCGTTTCTGCGCTCGCTCGAAGCGCGGTCGGATCGCCAGATCGCGTTTTCCGCGCAGGAGGCGGGCGATCACACCTTCCAGCTCGATGTCGGCGTGAAGGGCAAGAATTTCTGGGTCACGCGCAACGACTTGCTGCGCGCCCGCGAATGGTTCGGTCAGGGCTTCACCGACGCGCTCAAGACGCCGGACAATACTCTGGTGTTCGTGACGCCCGACGAAAAGGCCATCATCCGCAAGGATCAGGCCGATTGCATGGGCTGCCTGAGCCAGTGCGCCTTCTCGTCGTGGAAGGACAGCGAGACCAATTCGACCGGGCGTCTGGCCGACCCGCGCAGTTTCTGCATCCAGAAGACGCTGCAGGATATTGCGCATGGCGGACCGACCGAAGAGAATCTGATGTTCGCCGGGCATGGCGCTTACAATTTCAAGAAGGATCCGTTCTATTCGAACGGCTTCGTGCCCACGGTGAAGCAATTGGTCGATCGGATTCTGACCGGCGATTGA
- a CDS encoding glycosyltransferase: protein MPQPLNILHMHSSFDLGGKEARAVRLMNAFGPAARHTIVSGMPDALSARDAIAKGIAYEIAQNPPPLTGRPSVARFEAIAKYMRRFDLVLSYNWGGIDAVMAKRAFPKGTPPIIHHEDGFNADEAVRLKARRTVYRRLAFGAAYAVVVPSVTLEHLAKTVWKIGPPLLHRISNGIQTSLYARQPDSRAIPGFERKPGEIVVGALAGLREVKNLPALVRAVAGCPSKIRLVIVGEGPEREKILRTAANMGMTDQLVMPGFLPDPHRYVGLFDIMSLSSLSEQFPISIVEGMAAGLPIAATNAGDMLHMVSRENWPLIDEHRNEVGLRDVIQAAAANPAGRAAVGKANRAKAVAEYDEKTMIAAYRALYEKAVGRTGSLT, encoded by the coding sequence GTGCCTCAACCCCTCAACATCCTGCACATGCATTCGTCGTTCGATCTGGGCGGCAAGGAAGCGCGTGCGGTGCGGCTGATGAACGCGTTCGGACCCGCTGCGCGGCATACGATCGTGTCGGGCATGCCCGATGCGCTGTCGGCGCGCGACGCGATCGCCAAGGGGATTGCCTACGAAATCGCGCAAAACCCGCCGCCGCTGACTGGCCGGCCGTCGGTGGCACGTTTCGAGGCGATCGCGAAGTACATGCGGCGCTTCGATCTGGTGCTCAGCTACAATTGGGGCGGGATCGACGCGGTGATGGCGAAGCGCGCCTTTCCGAAGGGAACGCCGCCGATCATCCACCACGAAGACGGCTTCAACGCCGACGAAGCGGTGCGGTTGAAGGCGCGGCGAACGGTCTATCGCCGCCTCGCCTTCGGCGCGGCCTACGCCGTGGTCGTGCCGTCCGTAACCCTCGAACATCTTGCGAAAACAGTATGGAAGATCGGTCCACCGCTCCTCCATCGTATCTCAAACGGGATCCAGACTTCGCTCTACGCGCGGCAGCCCGATTCCAGGGCGATACCGGGTTTCGAGCGCAAGCCGGGCGAGATCGTGGTCGGTGCGCTGGCCGGCTTGCGCGAGGTCAAGAATTTACCCGCGCTCGTACGTGCTGTTGCTGGATGCCCCAGCAAGATTCGTCTCGTGATCGTCGGCGAGGGGCCTGAGCGCGAAAAAATCCTGCGGACTGCAGCGAACATGGGGATGACCGACCAGCTCGTCATGCCCGGCTTCCTGCCCGATCCGCATCGGTACGTCGGGCTGTTCGACATCATGTCGCTGTCGTCGCTCAGCGAGCAATTTCCGATCTCGATCGTCGAGGGCATGGCCGCCGGCCTGCCGATCGCGGCGACCAATGCGGGTGACATGCTGCACATGGTATCGCGCGAGAATTGGCCGCTGATCGACGAGCATCGCAACGAAGTCGGCCTGCGCGACGTGATCCAGGCGGCGGCGGCCAATCCCGCGGGCCGCGCGGCGGTCGGCAAGGCCAATCGCGCCAAGGCCGTGGCCGAATATGACGAAAAGACAATGATTGCGGCCTACCGCGCGCTGTATGAGAAAGCGGTGGGTCGGACAGGTAGCTTAACCTAA
- a CDS encoding alpha/beta fold hydrolase: MPAYENRYWESDDEVRLHYRDYPGREDRPPILCLAGLTRNARDFEDVAARLAGDWRVIAVNFRGRGGSGAAKDPMTYVPTTYVKDVEALLAELEIDRYVAFGTSLGGIVTMLLAAAAPEKLAGVVLNDVGPEIEAAGLGRIRTYVGKSNVWPTWMHAARAVQEGNADVYPNYDVEDWLAMAKRLYRLNSSGRIVLDYDMKIAEPFRVPGNEAGPDMWAAFDALKAVPTLIVRGARSDVLGDATATKMAARLDNAELVTVPDVGHTPMLTEPEAVAAIDRLLDRVAREPVKA; this comes from the coding sequence ATGCCGGCTTATGAAAATCGTTACTGGGAGTCCGACGACGAGGTGCGGCTGCACTATCGCGACTATCCGGGACGCGAAGACCGCCCGCCGATCCTGTGTCTGGCCGGGCTGACCCGAAACGCACGCGATTTCGAGGATGTGGCGGCGCGGCTCGCGGGGGACTGGCGGGTCATCGCGGTCAATTTCCGCGGCCGTGGGGGCAGCGGCGCGGCCAAGGATCCGATGACCTATGTCCCGACGACCTACGTCAAGGACGTCGAGGCGTTGCTGGCCGAGCTCGAGATCGACCGCTACGTCGCGTTCGGCACCTCGCTCGGCGGGATCGTGACGATGCTGCTCGCGGCGGCTGCGCCGGAAAAACTCGCCGGCGTCGTGCTCAACGATGTCGGGCCGGAGATCGAGGCGGCGGGGCTGGGGCGCATCCGTACCTATGTCGGCAAGTCCAACGTCTGGCCGACTTGGATGCACGCGGCGCGCGCAGTGCAGGAGGGGAATGCCGACGTCTATCCGAACTACGATGTCGAAGACTGGCTCGCTATGGCCAAGCGGCTCTATCGCCTGAACAGTTCGGGCCGAATCGTGCTCGATTACGACATGAAGATCGCCGAGCCGTTTCGCGTGCCGGGGAACGAGGCCGGGCCGGATATGTGGGCAGCGTTCGATGCGCTGAAGGCGGTGCCGACGCTGATCGTGCGTGGCGCGCGGTCGGACGTGCTGGGCGACGCGACGGCGACAAAGATGGCCGCGCGGCTCGACAATGCGGAACTCGTGACGGTGCCCGATGTCGGCCATACCCCGATGCTGACCGAGCCCGAAGCGGTCGCGGCGATCGACCGGCTGCTCGATCGTGTCGCGCGGGAACCGGTCAAGGCCTGA